The following are from one region of the Noviherbaspirillum sedimenti genome:
- a CDS encoding MmgE/PrpD family protein, translating to MTAQTPGEDFATILARFACNLSLDRMADPVIAAAKANVFDTLACAAAGSSAPAVAEARELAAEWGGAPQASILVFGDKVPAHHAAWVNGTMAHARDYDDTHDAATLHAGVSVVPAALAAAELRGGASGADFIAGVAAGLETISRLGIATQIGIVESGYMYTSLFGYFAATIAAGRVLGLDETQMVNALGIAYSQVAGNHQVTRDSALTKRMQPGFAAKAALMSVQLAQRNVRGAQSTFDGVDGFLRVYLRDRCDRDVLRDRLGEHFEFVQLSYKPYPCCRFNHTVIDAVLALRASNDIPASRIRRVRVGVTRQAYEAVCTPVEVRKAPKTIVNAQFSIPYNVAAAFIDGCVKLEHFTDPSLRRQDLLDLAQKVETYVDSDIEREWGRNISPAAMQVELENGTTHSLRVDIPLGHPSRPMSTADFDAKAKDCVRTAALPLRQDTHQLLRDLVDGLESLDDVRRLAQALQPAA from the coding sequence TTGACAGCTCAAACTCCCGGCGAAGACTTCGCAACAATTCTCGCCCGCTTCGCATGCAATCTTTCGCTGGACCGGATGGCCGATCCGGTAATTGCCGCCGCCAAGGCGAATGTCTTCGACACGCTGGCATGCGCGGCTGCCGGTTCCAGCGCGCCCGCGGTAGCGGAAGCGCGCGAGCTGGCAGCTGAATGGGGTGGCGCGCCGCAGGCATCCATCCTGGTCTTCGGCGACAAGGTTCCGGCCCACCATGCGGCGTGGGTCAATGGCACGATGGCGCATGCACGCGACTACGATGACACCCATGACGCAGCCACGTTGCATGCGGGCGTGTCTGTCGTGCCTGCAGCGCTGGCCGCCGCCGAACTGCGTGGTGGGGCAAGCGGTGCGGATTTCATTGCCGGCGTTGCCGCCGGCCTGGAGACGATCAGCCGCCTGGGCATCGCAACCCAGATCGGCATCGTCGAAAGCGGTTACATGTACACCTCCCTGTTCGGCTACTTTGCCGCCACCATCGCGGCAGGGCGAGTGCTCGGGCTGGATGAGACGCAGATGGTGAACGCCCTGGGCATCGCCTATTCGCAGGTCGCCGGCAATCATCAGGTCACGCGCGACAGTGCGCTCACGAAACGCATGCAGCCGGGATTTGCCGCAAAGGCGGCGCTCATGTCGGTCCAGCTCGCTCAGCGCAATGTGCGGGGCGCCCAGTCGACATTCGATGGGGTCGACGGTTTCCTGCGGGTATACCTGCGCGACCGCTGCGATCGCGATGTGCTGCGCGACCGGCTGGGCGAGCATTTCGAGTTCGTACAGCTGAGCTACAAGCCCTACCCTTGCTGCCGCTTCAACCACACTGTCATCGACGCTGTGCTGGCGTTGCGGGCCTCGAACGACATCCCCGCAAGCCGGATTCGACGCGTAAGGGTCGGCGTCACCCGACAGGCATACGAAGCGGTGTGCACGCCAGTGGAAGTCCGCAAGGCGCCGAAAACCATCGTCAACGCGCAATTCAGCATTCCCTACAACGTGGCGGCAGCCTTCATAGATGGTTGCGTCAAGCTGGAACATTTCACCGATCCCTCGCTGCGCCGCCAGGATCTCCTGGACCTGGCGCAGAAGGTGGAGACATACGTGGACAGCGATATCGAACGCGAGTGGGGCCGCAATATCTCGCCGGCAGCCATGCAAGTGGAACTGGAGAACGGCACCACGCACAGCTTGCGCGTCGACATCCCGCTTGGACATCCGAGCCGTCCCATGTCGACCGCAGACTTCGACGCCAAGGCAAAGGATTGCGTGCGCACCGCGGCGCTGCCGTTGCGCCAGGACACGCACCAGCTGCTACGCGATCTGGTGGACGGGCTTGAGTCGCTCGACGACGTGCGCAGGCTCGCGCAGGCTCTGCAACCTGCAGCGTAG
- a CDS encoding DUF2889 domain-containing protein, with translation MPLPVSVPREELHFRHIQLRGFRRVDGLYDVEARLVDTKTEEITVGAGRVVSPGKSIHDMSVRLVVDEDLNVRDAMASTDASPHGICREATSTLQCLKGLCIGAGWSKAINERLAGHKGCTHLTELLKPLATVAFQTLWTVRNSQPDAVDPSGKPRKIDSCFAYASDRELVRERWPAYYMGIDGN, from the coding sequence ATGCCACTGCCAGTTTCCGTGCCGCGCGAGGAACTCCACTTTCGCCACATTCAGTTGCGCGGCTTTCGACGCGTGGATGGATTGTACGACGTGGAAGCGCGGCTGGTAGACACGAAGACGGAAGAAATAACCGTGGGAGCCGGGCGTGTCGTTTCACCCGGCAAATCGATTCACGACATGTCTGTTCGTCTTGTCGTCGACGAAGATCTCAACGTCAGGGATGCCATGGCTTCCACGGACGCTTCGCCGCACGGCATCTGCCGGGAAGCGACAAGCACTTTGCAATGCCTGAAAGGTTTGTGCATCGGCGCTGGGTGGTCAAAGGCCATCAACGAGCGACTTGCGGGGCACAAGGGTTGCACGCATCTCACCGAGTTGCTCAAGCCCCTTGCCACAGTTGCCTTTCAGACGCTTTGGACGGTAAGAAATTCCCAACCTGATGCGGTGGATCCTTCAGGAAAGCCGCGCAAGATCGACAGCTGCTTTGCCTATGCAAGCGATCGTGAGCTTGTGCGCGAGCGTTGGCCGGCTTACTACATGGGTATCGATGGAAATTGA
- a CDS encoding CaiB/BaiF CoA transferase family protein: MSTEKNHYPLSGITVIDLSHVYNGPYATFLMAMAGATVIKVEPFQGEHLRSRGDMGGAALPFAMLNSNKKPVTLNLKSEKGRELFKKMVKRADILVENFAPGVMNRLGIGAAELHKINPRLVYGSSSGYGKDGPYRDYPAMDLVMQAMCGVIDSTGFPEQPPVKSGAALCDFMAGIHLYAAIMTALYEREHTDKGRVVEVSMQDATYASLASNLGMLHARGDAAPARTGNRHGGLGISPYNVYRTKDGYVVLNAPGDHHFRSILDVMGRSDLKEDPRFLTRSSRVENFAAVDELIEGWTLTLGRNDVAQRMLAEKVPCAPVRNLSEVMHDENMHARGSLQWVNHPDLGRVVLPHSPLVFEGTQRREIEPSLPLGSANEAVFGEWLGCSNDELKALKAEGVIS; this comes from the coding sequence ATGTCCACAGAAAAGAATCATTACCCGCTTTCCGGCATTACTGTCATCGACCTTTCGCACGTCTACAACGGTCCCTACGCCACTTTTCTGATGGCCATGGCCGGCGCCACCGTGATCAAGGTCGAACCGTTCCAGGGCGAGCATTTGCGTAGCCGTGGCGACATGGGCGGCGCCGCGCTGCCGTTCGCGATGCTCAATTCGAACAAGAAGCCGGTCACCCTGAACCTCAAATCGGAAAAGGGCCGCGAGCTGTTCAAGAAAATGGTGAAGCGCGCCGACATCCTTGTCGAGAACTTCGCGCCCGGCGTCATGAATCGACTCGGCATTGGGGCTGCGGAGCTGCACAAGATCAATCCGCGCCTGGTCTATGGCTCGAGCTCGGGTTACGGCAAGGACGGTCCTTATCGCGACTACCCGGCCATGGACCTGGTCATGCAGGCGATGTGCGGCGTCATCGATTCCACCGGATTCCCGGAGCAGCCGCCGGTCAAGTCGGGCGCGGCCCTCTGCGATTTCATGGCCGGCATTCATCTCTATGCCGCCATCATGACAGCCCTTTACGAGCGCGAGCATACCGACAAGGGCCGCGTCGTGGAAGTCTCCATGCAGGATGCCACCTATGCTTCGCTGGCGTCCAACCTCGGCATGCTGCATGCGCGCGGCGACGCAGCGCCTGCGCGTACCGGCAACCGTCACGGCGGCCTCGGCATCTCGCCTTACAACGTCTATCGGACCAAGGACGGATACGTGGTGCTTAACGCACCCGGCGACCATCATTTCCGTTCCATCCTTGATGTGATGGGCCGGTCCGACCTCAAGGAAGATCCACGCTTCCTGACGCGCTCTTCGCGCGTCGAAAATTTCGCCGCAGTGGACGAGCTCATCGAAGGCTGGACACTGACTCTCGGCAGGAATGACGTGGCGCAGCGCATGCTCGCTGAGAAGGTGCCTTGCGCGCCGGTGCGCAACCTGTCGGAAGTGATGCATGACGAGAACATGCATGCGCGCGGCAGCCTGCAATGGGTCAACCATCCAGATCTCGGACGCGTGGTTCTGCCTCATTCGCCGCTGGTCTTCGAGGGAACGCAACGCCGGGAGATCGAACCCAGCCTGCCGCTGGGGTCCGCCAACGAAGCCGTGTTCGGCGAGTGGCTCGGCTGTTCGAACGACGAGCTGAAGGCGCTCAAGGCAGAAGGCGTCATCTCGTAA
- a CDS encoding HpcH/HpaI aldolase/citrate lyase family protein: MRSLLFIPAHDERKLAKGLDSGADALIIDMEDAVPEADKARARGMCAEFVKEHRERLPLFVRVNALSTGLLLDDLAAVVRAQPCGIMLPKCMSGRDVALVDAYVSALEARDGVAAGSLRILPIVTESAAALFDMGSYSTAAGSRLCGMMWGGEDLAADVGTVANRGAQGRYTAPYELARSLTLFGASAAQVLAVDAVYTNFRDAEGLKAEAAEALRDGFSAKAAIHPAQVGPINEAFTPSAEDVAWAKQVIAAFDEAPGRGAIAIEGKMLDRPHYRAAQRVLARANIPVHS, from the coding sequence ATGCGCTCGCTGCTCTTCATACCGGCCCATGACGAGCGCAAGCTCGCGAAGGGGCTAGATAGCGGCGCGGACGCGCTGATCATCGACATGGAAGATGCAGTTCCCGAGGCGGACAAGGCACGAGCGCGCGGCATGTGCGCCGAGTTCGTCAAGGAGCACCGCGAGCGCCTTCCGCTCTTCGTGCGTGTGAATGCGCTCTCGACGGGCCTGCTGCTGGACGACCTGGCAGCAGTGGTGCGCGCGCAGCCCTGCGGGATCATGCTGCCGAAATGCATGAGCGGCCGTGATGTCGCGCTCGTGGATGCCTATGTTTCGGCGCTCGAGGCGCGCGATGGCGTTGCCGCAGGTTCACTGCGTATCCTGCCAATCGTGACTGAAAGCGCCGCCGCACTGTTCGACATGGGCAGCTACTCAACCGCAGCGGGATCGAGGCTTTGCGGAATGATGTGGGGCGGCGAGGATCTTGCGGCAGACGTCGGGACGGTAGCGAACCGCGGGGCGCAAGGCCGCTATACCGCGCCGTACGAACTCGCGCGCTCGCTGACCCTGTTTGGCGCGAGCGCGGCGCAGGTGCTCGCCGTCGATGCTGTCTACACCAACTTCCGCGACGCCGAAGGCCTGAAGGCCGAGGCCGCCGAAGCACTGCGTGACGGATTTTCCGCGAAGGCGGCGATTCATCCGGCCCAGGTAGGACCGATCAATGAGGCGTTCACCCCATCGGCTGAAGACGTGGCATGGGCGAAACAAGTCATCGCGGCTTTCGACGAGGCTCCTGGCCGGGGCGCCATCGCCATCGAAGGAAAAATGCTCGACCGTCCGCACTACCGCGCCGCACAGCGTGTACTTGCAAGAGCGAACATTCCTGTTCATTCATAA
- a CDS encoding acyl-CoA dehydrogenase family protein, giving the protein MSNQRLQLTEEQRALIGTVQNLARDKNWRTNSIKFLDGTFPAENLRELAKIGVLGMSVPEEYGGSSLPLFDTVLVIEEIAKHCYTTAMGVMSSVGTQTRVISKYAPESLKREILPKVCTGEVNLAIGMTEPHAGTDVPNYKTNTVIKENCAVVNGVKTLISKVDDAEWFVVFTRINGAPGRDGIGCVLVNRNTPGFEVTARYHTMGGEFLGEIQFNNVEVPLENVILREGAFKKLLSAFNTQRCLNPSVSLGMAEAAFEEAINYVRQRTIRGNPIADFQGIQWKLAEMYRDIEAGRALLYQAALSADPFPNPQQAAVAKMYVNEMAIRVSSEALQVHGGYGFTDDYPISRIYRGVRYGTLGGGAVEALKDLVGKKLVKDFDPVEGFHSMGTF; this is encoded by the coding sequence ATGAGCAATCAAAGACTGCAACTCACTGAAGAGCAGCGTGCCCTGATCGGAACCGTTCAGAATCTTGCACGAGACAAGAATTGGCGCACCAATTCAATCAAGTTCCTAGACGGTACCTTTCCAGCGGAAAACCTGCGCGAACTAGCCAAGATCGGCGTGCTGGGCATGTCGGTGCCAGAAGAGTATGGCGGCTCCAGTTTGCCGTTGTTTGACACGGTACTGGTGATCGAAGAGATCGCCAAACATTGCTACACCACTGCGATGGGTGTGATGAGTTCGGTGGGAACTCAGACTCGCGTCATCAGCAAATACGCCCCTGAAAGCCTGAAGCGAGAGATATTGCCCAAGGTGTGCACGGGCGAGGTGAACTTGGCCATTGGCATGACCGAGCCGCACGCTGGCACCGACGTGCCGAACTACAAGACCAACACTGTCATCAAAGAAAACTGTGCTGTAGTCAATGGTGTCAAGACCTTGATTAGTAAGGTAGACGATGCGGAATGGTTCGTGGTATTCACCCGCATCAATGGCGCGCCTGGTCGTGACGGTATTGGCTGCGTGCTGGTGAACCGCAACACTCCGGGCTTCGAAGTGACAGCCCGCTACCACACCATGGGTGGCGAATTCCTTGGCGAGATCCAGTTCAACAACGTCGAAGTACCGCTGGAAAACGTGATTCTGCGCGAGGGCGCATTCAAGAAGCTGCTTTCCGCGTTCAACACCCAGCGCTGCCTGAACCCCAGCGTCTCCTTAGGGATGGCCGAGGCCGCTTTTGAAGAGGCCATTAACTACGTGCGCCAACGCACAATCCGCGGCAACCCCATCGCCGACTTCCAGGGCATCCAGTGGAAGCTGGCGGAAATGTACCGCGACATCGAAGCAGGCCGCGCCCTGCTGTACCAGGCGGCGCTGTCGGCCGACCCCTTCCCCAATCCGCAGCAAGCTGCCGTAGCCAAGATGTACGTCAACGAGATGGCGATTCGCGTCAGCAGCGAGGCGCTGCAGGTGCATGGTGGCTATGGCTTCACCGATGACTACCCGATCTCGCGCATCTACCGCGGGGTGCGCTACGGCACGCTGGGTGGTGGCGCGGTGGAAGCACTCAAGGACCTGGTCGGCAAGAAGCTGGTAAAGGATTTCGACCCCGTGGAAGGTTTCCACTCGATGGGGACGTTCTGA
- a CDS encoding enoyl-CoA hydratase/isomerase family protein, which yields MTSFNKDVFLESLGDNVFEIRLNRPERMNALGVATVAALQQAVADATAKRARMLLLRGSGRAFCAGADLKERKEMNLDEKMAHNAGINDAINAIAGAKFVTVAVLNGLAMGGGLEMALACDLRIAAAGISLGLTESRVGAFPGAGGSQRLPRVVGRSRALQMMLSGEPVTSEYAEKIGLVNEVVAPEELDARAHAFAKLLASRSAPAMAAIKRLVYQGIEMPLADGLRMERAELPAILGSSDYAEGLAAFEERRPPKFTGVVE from the coding sequence ATGACTTCATTCAACAAAGACGTATTTCTCGAATCGCTGGGTGACAACGTATTTGAAATCCGGCTGAACCGCCCCGAACGCATGAATGCACTGGGCGTTGCCACTGTCGCTGCGTTGCAGCAGGCCGTAGCCGATGCAACTGCGAAACGGGCACGCATGCTGCTGCTGCGCGGCAGCGGCCGCGCCTTTTGCGCAGGCGCCGACCTGAAAGAGCGCAAGGAGATGAACCTCGACGAAAAAATGGCGCACAACGCAGGCATCAACGATGCCATCAACGCGATCGCCGGCGCCAAGTTCGTCACCGTCGCCGTGCTGAACGGCCTTGCGATGGGCGGCGGGCTTGAAATGGCGCTCGCCTGCGATTTGCGGATCGCCGCGGCCGGTATCAGCCTGGGCCTGACGGAAAGTCGCGTCGGCGCATTCCCCGGCGCCGGCGGTTCGCAGCGCCTGCCGCGCGTCGTCGGGCGCAGCCGGGCGCTGCAGATGATGCTCAGTGGCGAACCTGTCACCAGCGAATATGCCGAAAAAATCGGACTCGTGAACGAGGTGGTCGCGCCCGAAGAACTGGACGCGCGCGCACATGCTTTCGCCAAGCTGCTGGCCAGCCGCTCGGCACCGGCCATGGCGGCCATCAAGCGCCTGGTTTACCAAGGCATCGAGATGCCGCTTGCCGATGGCCTGCGCATGGAGCGCGCTGAGCTGCCGGCCATTCTCGGGTCCAGCGACTATGCGGAAGGACTCGCCGCATTTGAAGAACGGCGCCCGCCGAAGTTTACGGGCGTCGTGGAGTGA
- a CDS encoding acetyl-CoA hydrolase/transferase family protein yields the protein MHKTIPLSQLRLAEFVRPHDVIGWPQGPGEPLALTEALVAQRAEMNAPALLFGLTQSDTLRPELAEHFRFRALNGAGTSRRVTALADIVPSHVSAIPALLREGHLHVDVALIQVKPLSDGIFTLGVIADFTQALIQQARVVIALVNPALPATAGDACVRSTDIDVLVESDVRIIDMPDPEPSWVEHEVARQVAALIPDRATVQLGVGTLPVAVAQALSGHQELGVHSGVVSDVLISLIERGVVTNAHKGLDAGRTVTGGLFGTQRLRDFAARTGLIDMRSVEYTHNLAVTSRISQFHTINSAIEIDLSGQVNAEVAGGRYLGAVGGQVDFVRAGVASPGGRSIIAFPSATPDGKHSRIVASLGTRPVTTARSEVDVIITEYGAAHLRGCPLQERARRLIEIAHPAHRESLSRALHESRSALS from the coding sequence ATGCATAAGACAATCCCACTATCCCAACTACGCCTTGCCGAATTCGTGCGTCCGCATGACGTCATCGGCTGGCCGCAAGGTCCGGGCGAGCCGCTCGCACTGACGGAAGCGCTGGTGGCGCAGCGCGCGGAGATGAACGCTCCGGCTTTGTTATTCGGCCTGACCCAATCCGACACGCTGCGTCCCGAACTGGCTGAGCACTTCAGGTTTCGCGCGCTGAACGGCGCGGGAACGAGCCGCCGCGTAACCGCCTTGGCTGACATCGTTCCCTCCCATGTCAGTGCGATCCCTGCCCTGCTGCGCGAAGGTCACCTGCATGTCGACGTTGCACTTATCCAGGTCAAGCCTTTGTCCGACGGGATTTTCACTCTCGGTGTCATCGCCGATTTTACGCAGGCGCTGATACAACAGGCGCGCGTCGTCATTGCGCTTGTTAATCCGGCGCTACCTGCCACCGCGGGCGATGCCTGCGTGCGGAGCACGGACATCGATGTCCTGGTGGAGAGCGATGTCCGCATCATCGATATGCCGGATCCGGAACCTTCGTGGGTGGAGCACGAGGTCGCGCGGCAGGTCGCGGCGCTCATCCCCGATCGCGCGACGGTGCAACTCGGCGTTGGCACGCTCCCTGTGGCAGTAGCTCAGGCGCTCTCCGGCCACCAGGAGCTCGGCGTGCATAGCGGCGTCGTATCCGACGTACTCATCAGCCTGATAGAACGAGGCGTGGTCACCAATGCGCACAAGGGGCTCGATGCAGGGCGAACTGTGACTGGCGGCTTGTTCGGAACGCAACGCCTGCGCGACTTCGCGGCGCGCACCGGACTGATCGATATGCGCAGCGTGGAGTACACGCACAACCTTGCAGTGACGTCCCGGATCTCGCAATTCCATACGATCAATTCGGCCATCGAAATCGACCTGTCAGGGCAGGTCAATGCGGAAGTGGCCGGGGGGCGCTATCTCGGCGCCGTCGGCGGCCAAGTGGACTTTGTCCGTGCAGGCGTGGCCTCGCCAGGCGGCCGTTCGATCATTGCCTTTCCGTCGGCGACGCCAGATGGCAAGCACTCGCGGATCGTCGCTTCGCTTGGAACCCGGCCGGTGACGACGGCGCGCAGCGAGGTCGACGTCATCATCACGGAGTATGGAGCAGCGCATCTGCGCGGGTGCCCATTGCAGGAGCGTGCCCGCCGCTTGATTGAAATCGCCCATCCGGCCCATCGCGAGTCGCTGTCTCGTGCCTTGCACGAATCCCGCAGCGCTCTTTCCTGA
- a CDS encoding LysR family transcriptional regulator: MQIDLVQLRTFVAVAEEQHLTRAAERLYISLSAASAHVRAVEERLDTKLFLRTNRSLELTRAGQLLLAKAKVLLNEAALFTSFAREVHGKMEGHLAIGSSSDPTSSRIGAVVRALRDKHPLVSVDLRARPSSGTRQGLKTGELDVGMILGHPVDAGFTYYELTNVVFRVAGPAAWKEQIESATWSELAKLPWLTPADYNMAYSVMLRQLFDERGLELNIVGRFDNAALGRSMLEAGVGVMLMREEHVCKGIEQGILAVSPIARVNFPVLMAHAAGRGNDPLIRAFVDAAADVWPGLSAIPSLAEI; the protein is encoded by the coding sequence GTGCAAATTGACCTCGTCCAGCTACGTACTTTCGTTGCAGTCGCGGAGGAACAGCATCTCACCCGAGCCGCCGAGCGGCTTTATATCAGCCTGTCCGCCGCCAGTGCACATGTGCGCGCAGTCGAGGAACGTCTGGACACGAAGCTCTTTTTGCGTACGAACCGCAGCCTCGAACTCACGCGTGCCGGCCAGCTTCTGCTTGCCAAAGCCAAAGTCCTGCTCAATGAAGCTGCGCTCTTCACTTCGTTTGCGCGGGAGGTCCATGGCAAGATGGAAGGGCACCTTGCCATCGGTTCAAGCAGCGATCCGACTTCCAGCCGGATCGGAGCGGTGGTCCGCGCGCTGCGCGACAAGCACCCGCTGGTCAGTGTGGACTTGCGGGCACGGCCATCTTCCGGCACGCGCCAGGGGCTGAAAACCGGCGAACTTGACGTCGGCATGATCCTGGGTCACCCCGTTGACGCCGGCTTCACCTACTATGAGCTCACCAATGTGGTGTTCAGGGTTGCAGGCCCTGCTGCCTGGAAAGAGCAGATCGAAAGCGCGACCTGGTCGGAGCTGGCAAAGTTGCCCTGGCTCACTCCTGCCGATTACAACATGGCGTATTCGGTGATGCTGCGCCAGCTCTTCGATGAGCGCGGCCTGGAGCTCAATATCGTCGGGCGCTTCGACAATGCGGCCCTCGGGCGTTCGATGCTGGAAGCCGGTGTAGGGGTGATGCTGATGCGGGAAGAGCATGTCTGCAAAGGAATCGAACAGGGAATTTTGGCCGTCTCTCCCATTGCTCGCGTAAATTTCCCGGTCTTGATGGCCCACGCTGCAGGTCGCGGCAACGACCCGCTGATCCGCGCATTCGTCGACGCTGCGGCCGACGTGTGGCCCGGCCTGAGTGCAATTCCATCGCTCGCGGAGATTTAA
- a CDS encoding acetoacetate--CoA ligase: protein MFLKDAPAWTPSAPQAAQSNMNAFRKAAERRWRVALPDYDALHAWSVNEPEKFWASVWDDAGIIGTMGERILIEKYRMPGARWFPGAQLNFAENLLRRADDSDALVFWGEDRVKARLSRAELRATVARFAAGLRRRGVVKGDRIAAYMPNMPQTVVAMLAATSIGAVFTSVSPDFGVQSVLDRFGQTEPKFLIACDGYFYGGKRVDCLGKVAAVADALSSIEHVVIVPYAGESPSLGTVRGAQWFDDFIAESAAEVDLAFEALPFDHPLYIMYSSGTTGVPKCIVHGAGGALLQQLKEHRLHCDVRPGDRVFYFTTCGWMMWNWLVSGLAAGATLLLYDGSPFAADNRILFDYADAEGMTHFGTSPKFLDTAAKLGLKPRETHGLEALRVVLSTGSPLVPEGFDYVYRDIKRDVQLSSISGGTDIISCFALGAPILPVWHGELQCRGLGMAVDVWNDDGKPVRGKKGELVCTRPFPSMPLGFWDDRDGSKYRAAYFERFRNAWSQGDFCEITEHGGLIIHGRSDATLNPGGVRIGTAEIYRQVEKLSEIQEAVVIGQDWPPAAPKDVRVVLFVKLREGKVLDDSLIAKIRKTIRENTTPRHVPARVLSVEDIPRTRTGKIVELAVRNAVHGRAVKNIEALANPESLAFFCCRPELRT, encoded by the coding sequence ATGTTCTTGAAAGATGCTCCTGCCTGGACCCCGTCTGCCCCGCAGGCTGCGCAGTCCAACATGAATGCGTTTCGCAAAGCGGCCGAGCGGCGTTGGCGAGTCGCGTTGCCCGACTACGATGCGCTGCACGCCTGGTCGGTCAATGAGCCGGAAAAATTCTGGGCCAGCGTATGGGACGATGCCGGGATCATCGGCACCATGGGCGAAAGGATCTTGATCGAGAAGTATCGGATGCCTGGCGCCCGATGGTTTCCCGGGGCTCAGCTGAATTTTGCGGAAAATCTCCTGCGCCGTGCCGACGATTCCGATGCACTGGTGTTCTGGGGCGAGGATCGGGTGAAGGCCAGGCTTTCCCGTGCCGAGTTGCGCGCCACGGTAGCAAGGTTTGCCGCAGGACTCAGAAGGCGCGGTGTCGTGAAAGGCGACCGCATCGCCGCGTACATGCCGAACATGCCGCAAACAGTCGTCGCGATGCTTGCGGCCACCAGCATCGGCGCGGTATTCACGTCCGTATCCCCGGATTTCGGCGTGCAGAGCGTGCTTGATCGATTCGGGCAGACCGAACCAAAATTTCTCATAGCCTGCGACGGGTATTTTTACGGCGGCAAGCGTGTCGATTGCCTCGGCAAGGTCGCCGCTGTTGCTGATGCCCTGTCGTCGATCGAACATGTCGTGATCGTGCCGTATGCTGGCGAGTCGCCTTCGCTCGGGACGGTTCGGGGCGCGCAGTGGTTCGACGATTTCATCGCGGAGTCCGCCGCGGAAGTCGACCTCGCGTTCGAGGCGCTGCCCTTCGATCATCCGCTCTACATCATGTATTCGTCGGGCACCACTGGCGTGCCGAAGTGCATCGTGCACGGAGCAGGGGGCGCATTGCTCCAGCAGCTCAAGGAGCATCGCCTGCATTGCGACGTGCGGCCGGGCGATCGCGTGTTCTACTTCACGACTTGCGGATGGATGATGTGGAACTGGCTGGTTTCCGGCTTGGCCGCCGGAGCGACACTGTTGCTGTATGACGGATCGCCATTTGCCGCAGACAACCGGATTCTTTTCGACTATGCCGATGCCGAGGGAATGACGCATTTCGGCACGTCGCCGAAGTTCCTTGATACGGCAGCGAAGCTGGGCCTCAAACCGCGCGAGACGCATGGGCTGGAGGCGCTGCGGGTTGTCCTGAGCACTGGGAGTCCGCTGGTGCCGGAAGGATTCGATTACGTGTATCGGGATATCAAGCGCGACGTGCAATTGTCATCCATCTCGGGTGGCACCGACATCATTTCATGCTTCGCGTTGGGCGCCCCGATCCTGCCCGTTTGGCACGGCGAACTGCAGTGCCGGGGCCTCGGGATGGCGGTTGACGTCTGGAATGATGACGGCAAACCTGTGCGAGGAAAAAAGGGTGAACTGGTGTGCACCAGGCCGTTCCCTTCGATGCCGCTGGGCTTCTGGGACGATCGCGACGGCAGCAAGTACCGTGCGGCCTACTTCGAGCGCTTCCGGAATGCATGGAGCCAGGGCGATTTCTGCGAAATCACGGAGCACGGCGGGCTGATCATCCATGGACGTTCCGACGCGACCTTGAATCCCGGGGGAGTGCGCATCGGCACGGCAGAGATCTACCGTCAGGTCGAAAAGCTGTCCGAAATTCAGGAGGCGGTAGTGATCGGCCAGGATTGGCCGCCGGCGGCACCCAAGGATGTGCGTGTGGTGCTGTTCGTCAAGCTGCGGGAAGGAAAAGTGCTTGACGACAGCCTGATCGCGAAGATCCGCAAGACGATCCGCGAGAACACGACGCCACGCCATGTCCCGGCCCGTGTGTTGTCAGTGGAGGATATCCCGCGGACTCGCACCGGCAAAATCGTGGAGCTGGCGGTGCGCAACGCCGTGCATGGCCGTGCGGTCAAGAATATCGAGGCGCTTGCCAATCCCGAGTCGTTGGCGTTCTTTTGTTGTCGCCCCGAGCTGCGGACTTGA